The following coding sequences are from one Gemmatimonadota bacterium window:
- a CDS encoding glycosyltransferase family 4 protein, which produces MSGLPATARIGFDAVRALRNSTGLGNYARHLLRGLRRAAPGLDLHLYSPSPPRPEFSGYAESIGATVHLPPRGWRTAGLRAVWRTTRLGQTVARDGMALYHGLTHEIPRDLPETGVPSVVTVHDLLFLTHPELFPVVDRQSYVWRYRWSIEHATALVAVSEHTRQELHAHLDVPLHRVVVIPPARDPCFAQACDAPARAAVRTRHDLPAEYLIMIGTLEPRKNHRLALEALGQLGAASPPLVLVGRDGGSEAELRNEAQRLGIADRVLVRTAVTDAELPAVLQGATLALYLSRAEGFGMPIIEAMSAGVPMLVAAGPHLRDAAGDAAVAVDPEDPTALAAAIRALLGDPAGRAAIAAAGMHHAAGFDATALARRLLSVYDAVVSGGPLPDGPDPHLPAATPTPPLETTL; this is translated from the coding sequence TTGTCCGGTCTCCCGGCGACGGCGCGCATCGGCTTCGACGCGGTTCGCGCGCTCCGGAACAGCACCGGGCTCGGCAACTACGCCCGCCACCTGCTCCGCGGCCTGCGCCGGGCCGCGCCGGGGCTCGACCTCCATCTCTACTCCCCCTCCCCGCCGCGCCCCGAGTTCAGCGGCTACGCCGAATCCATCGGGGCCACCGTGCACCTCCCCCCGCGCGGCTGGCGCACGGCGGGACTCCGTGCGGTGTGGCGCACCACGCGGCTGGGTCAGACGGTGGCCCGCGACGGGATGGCGCTCTACCACGGGCTGACGCACGAGATTCCACGCGACCTCCCCGAGACGGGTGTCCCGTCGGTCGTTACCGTCCACGACCTCCTCTTTCTCACCCATCCGGAACTCTTTCCGGTGGTCGATCGGCAGAGCTATGTGTGGCGCTATCGCTGGAGCATCGAGCACGCGACGGCGCTGGTCGCGGTGTCAGAGCACACCCGGCAGGAGTTGCACGCACATCTCGACGTGCCCCTGCACCGGGTCGTGGTGATTCCTCCCGCACGCGACCCATGCTTCGCTCAGGCGTGCGACGCCCCCGCGCGCGCCGCCGTGCGCACTCGGCATGACTTGCCCGCCGAATACCTGATCATGATCGGCACGCTCGAACCGCGGAAGAACCACCGCCTTGCCCTGGAGGCCCTCGGTCAGCTCGGCGCGGCGTCCCCGCCGCTGGTCCTGGTGGGCCGCGACGGTGGCAGCGAGGCGGAATTGCGGAATGAGGCGCAGCGGCTCGGAATCGCCGACCGGGTCCTCGTCCGCACTGCGGTGACCGATGCCGAGCTGCCCGCTGTGCTGCAGGGGGCAACGCTGGCGCTCTACCTCTCGCGCGCCGAAGGATTCGGGATGCCGATCATCGAGGCGATGAGCGCCGGCGTCCCGATGCTCGTCGCCGCTGGCCCTCATCTCCGGGATGCGGCCGGTGACGCCGCGGTCGCCGTGGACCCTGAGGACCCGACCGCACTGGCCGCGGCGATCCGCGCCCTGCTCGGCGATCCGGCCGGTCGAGCCGCCATCGCGGCCGCCGGAATGCACCATGCGGCCGGCTTCGACGCGACGGCGCTGGCGCGACGGCTCCTGTCGGTCTACGATGCAGTAGTCTCGGGCGGTCCGCTCCCGGACGGACCCGACCCGCACCTGCCAGCTGCCACCCCCACACCCCCGTTGGAGACCACCCTGTGA
- a CDS encoding ROK family protein: protein MKWVLGIDIGGTNLVVGAVAADGSRVIGDHARPTDPSRGPDAIVEDLTEMGRQTFAALEAAVPGAEVLGIGVGAPGPLDTRAGVVLLTPNLGWVNMPLRAKLAEGLGLVTALDNDANCAILGEAWVGAARGGTHVIGMTIGTGIGGGIVLNGKLHHGASDCAGEIGHVTIDLDGRRCGCGNYGCLEAYASGPAIARRAVEQVEAGSESLLSEMVGGDLTKVTAATVYEAAKQGDAVADEVVRTTARYLGTGVANLLNIFNPDLVVIVGGVTQAGENLFEPLRREVARRAFKPAVQACRIVPGELGGLAGVYGAARAFLDQRDQGLL, encoded by the coding sequence GTGAAGTGGGTTCTCGGCATTGACATCGGTGGCACCAATCTCGTCGTCGGCGCCGTCGCCGCCGATGGATCGCGAGTCATCGGCGATCACGCCCGGCCGACGGATCCGAGTCGCGGCCCGGACGCGATCGTGGAGGATCTGACCGAGATGGGGCGCCAGACCTTTGCCGCGCTCGAGGCCGCCGTGCCCGGGGCCGAGGTCCTCGGCATCGGCGTCGGTGCCCCGGGGCCGCTCGACACGCGCGCCGGGGTGGTCCTGCTCACGCCGAATCTCGGCTGGGTGAACATGCCGCTGCGGGCCAAGCTGGCCGAGGGCCTCGGCCTGGTGACGGCGCTCGACAACGATGCCAATTGTGCCATCCTCGGCGAAGCCTGGGTCGGCGCGGCACGCGGCGGCACGCACGTGATCGGCATGACCATCGGGACCGGGATCGGCGGCGGGATCGTCCTGAACGGCAAGCTCCATCACGGTGCCTCCGATTGCGCCGGCGAAATCGGCCACGTCACCATCGACCTCGACGGCCGACGCTGCGGTTGCGGCAACTACGGCTGCCTCGAGGCCTACGCCTCGGGCCCCGCGATTGCCCGTCGTGCCGTTGAACAAGTCGAGGCGGGCTCCGAGAGCCTCCTCTCCGAGATGGTCGGTGGCGACCTGACCAAGGTCACCGCCGCCACGGTGTACGAGGCGGCAAAGCAGGGCGATGCCGTCGCCGACGAGGTCGTTCGCACCACGGCACGCTACCTCGGGACCGGCGTGGCCAACCTGCTGAACATCTTCAATCCCGATCTCGTGGTGATCGTCGGCGGCGTCACCCAGGCCGGCGAGAATCTCTTCGAGCCGCTCCGCCGCGAAGTCGCACGTCGCGCGTTCAAGCCGGCGGTGCAGGCGTGCCGGATCGTCCCGGGTGAGCTGGGCGGGCTGGCGGGGGTCTATGGCGCGGCGCGCGCCTTCCTCGACCAGCGCGACCAGGGCCTGCTCTGA
- a CDS encoding carbohydrate kinase family protein produces the protein MPRVGVLGSLVWDEIHGRDPLAAPVEEWGGIAYALAAMDAALPADWEMVPLIKVGADLAPKAAEFYRSLQRLAPGTRPIEVPVPNNRVTLRYESTDRRCEQMAGGVPGWTWPELGPMVADLDALYVNFISGFECCLFTAQQLRHGFTGPIYADLHSLFLAKGSDGMRSLQPLPDAAAWLSCFDCVQLNEEEMLQLAADPLVVSAEALRAGVSLLTVTVGPRGAIYVARPGFDRLADLGNQSLAPTGGAVRTALLAPPAVDAIDPTGCGDVFGATCCAHLLAGDDVVGAVTAANRAAARNAAFRGATFLARQLRGDLVLA, from the coding sequence ATGCCACGCGTCGGTGTCCTCGGCTCCCTCGTCTGGGACGAGATCCACGGCCGGGACCCGCTGGCCGCGCCAGTCGAGGAGTGGGGCGGGATCGCCTACGCGCTGGCTGCGATGGACGCCGCGCTCCCGGCGGACTGGGAGATGGTGCCGCTCATCAAGGTGGGTGCCGATCTCGCCCCGAAGGCCGCCGAGTTCTACCGCTCGCTGCAGCGCCTGGCGCCCGGCACCCGGCCCATTGAGGTGCCGGTGCCGAACAATCGCGTCACCCTGCGCTACGAGTCGACCGACCGACGCTGCGAGCAGATGGCCGGCGGCGTCCCCGGTTGGACCTGGCCCGAGCTCGGCCCGATGGTCGCCGACCTTGATGCCCTCTACGTCAACTTCATTTCCGGATTCGAGTGCTGCCTCTTCACGGCGCAGCAGCTGCGGCACGGCTTCACGGGCCCGATCTACGCCGACCTGCACTCGTTGTTCCTCGCGAAGGGCAGCGACGGGATGCGCTCGCTGCAACCGTTGCCGGACGCCGCCGCGTGGCTGAGCTGTTTCGATTGCGTGCAGCTCAATGAAGAGGAAATGCTGCAGCTCGCCGCCGATCCCCTGGTGGTGTCGGCCGAGGCGCTCCGCGCCGGCGTGTCGCTGCTGACGGTCACCGTCGGTCCGCGTGGCGCGATCTACGTCGCCCGGCCGGGGTTCGATCGCCTCGCCGACCTCGGCAACCAATCGCTCGCCCCCACCGGCGGCGCCGTGCGCACCGCACTACTCGCACCCCCCGCGGTCGACGCGATCGACCCGACCGGCTGCGGCGATGTCTTCGGCGCGACCTGCTGCGCCCATCTTCTGGCCGGCGACGATGTCGTCGGCGCGGTCACGGCAGCCAATCGCGCCGCTGCGCGCAACGCCGCCTTCCGCGGCGCCACCTTCCTGGCCCGCCAGCTGCGCGGCGACCTGGTGCTCGCCTGA
- a CDS encoding sensor histidine kinase produces MHVVPVPAFLDDRSLDQLAAQLPAWPPEGRLLVDAHATEWSSPAGFTALLTLGQSLAELGAPKPRLTLPGNDSVASYWAKAGFLHHADTLFELHGKVPRRRPDDASETLLDVTPIRESKDVHEVVGRINERSTQILKRELDLEASVVGGFGQSLSETCQNITEHAGTGGWVAVHVYNFRKRLGRKAVVIAVSDAGIGFRRSLEATQAKRFGDRWGDGLAIETALIHNISRFRDPGRGQGLAGTKRYLARWQGKISIRSGTARVCIPQPWDDEPPMTEGLSWFPGSQVTIIIPAREVAG; encoded by the coding sequence ATGCACGTCGTTCCGGTTCCCGCCTTTCTCGATGATCGCAGCCTCGATCAACTCGCGGCCCAGCTCCCGGCGTGGCCGCCCGAGGGCCGCCTGCTCGTCGACGCACACGCGACGGAGTGGTCCTCGCCGGCCGGCTTCACCGCCCTGCTGACGCTGGGGCAGTCGTTGGCCGAGCTCGGGGCGCCGAAGCCTCGACTCACGCTGCCAGGCAACGACAGCGTCGCCTCCTATTGGGCCAAGGCCGGCTTTCTCCACCACGCCGACACGCTCTTCGAGTTGCATGGCAAGGTGCCGCGCCGCCGTCCCGACGATGCGAGCGAGACGCTGCTCGACGTGACGCCGATCCGTGAATCGAAGGATGTGCACGAGGTGGTGGGACGGATCAACGAGCGCTCGACCCAGATTCTCAAGCGCGAGCTCGACCTCGAGGCCAGCGTCGTTGGCGGCTTCGGGCAGTCGCTCTCGGAGACCTGCCAGAACATCACCGAGCACGCCGGCACCGGCGGCTGGGTGGCGGTGCACGTCTACAACTTCCGCAAGCGACTCGGCCGCAAGGCGGTCGTCATCGCGGTGAGCGACGCCGGCATCGGCTTCCGCCGGTCACTCGAAGCGACCCAGGCGAAGCGCTTCGGCGATCGCTGGGGCGACGGCCTCGCGATCGAGACGGCGCTGATCCACAACATCTCCCGCTTCCGCGATCCGGGCCGCGGGCAGGGCCTCGCCGGCACCAAGCGCTACCTCGCGCGGTGGCAGGGCAAGATCTCGATTCGTTCCGGCACCGCGCGCGTCTGCATCCCGCAGCCGTGGGATGATGAACCACCGATGACGGAAGGGCTGTCGTGGTTCCCGGGCTCGCAGGTCACCATCATCATTCCGGCACGCGAGGTGGCGGGATGA
- a CDS encoding PLP-dependent transferase — MTTPRLGPSTIAIHGGKPHRGADWTPAVTPIYQSATFRNPLGSDAEVLYTRYGNNPNQLELAARYAALEGAEDALFLASGMAATALAHLAVLRPGDHLLASRWIYGGTRVLYDTEFARLGIEVTYIDPDKPREWRKAIRPTTRAIFIEALTNPLMRVVDVPAIAKITSEHGLALLVDATFCSPVMFRPLEHGADIVITSATKYLNGHSDIIAGAVAGTSAVIEEVTRLMRLWGPAIDPHAAWLTERGLKTLALRIERHHTNALAVAQWAAGRPEFSAVHHPGLVTHPDHELATRLFQGYGGMVGLVLEGGTAATHRFLSHLRLVTHAPSLAGVESLVSEPRLTSHKALGAEERAALGIPDGFLRLSCGCEDTDDLLADLAGAL, encoded by the coding sequence ATGACCACGCCACGCCTGGGGCCATCCACCATCGCGATTCACGGGGGCAAGCCGCACCGCGGTGCCGACTGGACCCCCGCCGTGACGCCGATCTACCAGAGCGCCACCTTTCGCAATCCGCTGGGCAGCGACGCCGAGGTGCTCTACACCCGGTACGGCAACAACCCCAATCAGCTCGAACTGGCCGCGCGGTATGCGGCGCTGGAAGGCGCCGAGGACGCGCTCTTCCTGGCCAGCGGCATGGCGGCGACGGCCTTGGCCCATCTCGCCGTCCTGCGCCCCGGCGACCACCTCCTCGCCTCGCGCTGGATCTACGGCGGCACCCGCGTCCTCTACGACACCGAGTTCGCCCGGCTGGGCATCGAGGTGACCTACATCGACCCGGACAAGCCGCGCGAATGGCGCAAGGCGATTCGCCCCACGACCCGCGCGATCTTCATCGAGGCGCTGACCAATCCGCTGATGCGCGTCGTCGACGTCCCGGCGATCGCCAAGATCACCAGCGAACACGGCCTCGCCTTGCTCGTCGACGCGACCTTCTGCTCGCCGGTGATGTTCCGGCCGCTGGAGCACGGCGCCGACATCGTGATCACCAGCGCCACCAAGTACCTCAATGGCCACAGCGACATCATCGCCGGCGCAGTTGCCGGCACGTCGGCGGTGATCGAGGAGGTCACGCGATTGATGCGGTTGTGGGGACCGGCGATCGACCCGCATGCCGCCTGGTTGACCGAGCGTGGGCTCAAGACGCTCGCCCTCCGCATCGAGCGCCACCACACCAACGCGTTGGCGGTGGCCCAGTGGGCCGCCGGCCGACCGGAGTTCAGCGCGGTGCACCACCCCGGGCTGGTGACGCACCCCGACCACGAGCTCGCGACGCGGCTCTTTCAGGGGTACGGCGGGATGGTCGGGCTGGTGCTCGAGGGCGGCACCGCGGCCACGCATCGCTTCCTGTCCCATCTCCGCCTGGTCACCCACGCCCCGTCGCTGGCGGGCGTCGAATCGCTGGTCTCCGAACCGCGGCTCACCTCCCACAAGGCGCTCGGTGCCGAGGAGCGCGCGGCGTTGGGCATTCCGGATGGCTTCCTGCGCCTCTCCTGCGGCTGCGAGGACACCGATGACCTGCTGGCCGACCTTGCCGGTGCCCTCTAG
- the ftsE gene encoding cell division ATP-binding protein FtsE, with translation MIRFTKVAKNYPNGTGLALTDVTFHVARGEFVFLTGHSGAGKSTLLKLMYGGEQPSSGDVRVSGFHIGALKHDEVPRLRRRLGIIFQDFGLLEDRTASENIAFALEVTGTRADVIPARVTKVLAQVGLLHKAEAFPRELSGGEQQRIAIARALVNDPPILLADEPTGNLDERATRGVFQLLTDINAQGTVVVMATHDLDLVRLGGQRTLELRDGKLVFDSGRDGGQE, from the coding sequence GTGATCCGATTCACGAAGGTCGCCAAGAATTACCCGAACGGGACCGGGCTCGCCCTCACGGACGTGACCTTTCACGTCGCGCGCGGTGAATTCGTCTTCCTCACCGGGCATTCCGGCGCCGGCAAGTCGACGCTGCTGAAGCTGATGTATGGCGGCGAGCAGCCGAGCAGCGGCGATGTCCGCGTCTCGGGCTTCCACATCGGCGCGCTCAAGCACGATGAAGTGCCGCGCCTGCGGCGACGCCTCGGGATCATCTTCCAGGACTTCGGCCTGCTGGAGGACCGGACCGCCAGCGAGAACATCGCCTTCGCGCTCGAAGTGACGGGGACCCGCGCCGACGTGATTCCCGCGCGCGTGACCAAGGTGCTGGCGCAGGTCGGCCTGCTCCACAAGGCCGAGGCGTTTCCGCGCGAACTCTCCGGCGGCGAGCAGCAGCGCATCGCCATCGCGCGCGCGCTGGTCAACGATCCGCCAATCCTCCTCGCGGACGAACCCACCGGCAACCTCGACGAGCGCGCGACGCGTGGCGTCTTCCAGCTCCTCACCGACATCAACGCGCAGGGCACGGTGGTGGTGATGGCCACCCACGACCTCGACCTGGTCCGCCTGGGTGGGCAGCGCACGCTCGAACTGCGCGACGGCAAGCTGGTCTTCGACTCCGGCCGGGACGGAGGCCAGGAATGA
- a CDS encoding ABC transporter permease yields MKLLWREALLAFQRTRTLSVLSITTIAFALFVTGLFGLVALNLRTALRNVAERVEVVAFVYRGTPSQQLTVASSDIAAFPEVLEVRYVSEEEALSAARRDLVEFQEAYQDLEINPLPPSLEIRLRPEFRDAKHAGEVAERLRGFEFVEDVRYGRDWVERLDALRQIAAFVGLAIGLAFALVSIVIIGVTIRMTVLHRAREIRIMRLVGATDWFIRGPFLLEGIIKGLVGGVIASFLCAAVFGAFAAGQFGLGMGLTFFGPLDVVLLLLFGMLLGLTGSLVSVGRHLKKV; encoded by the coding sequence ATGAAGCTGCTCTGGCGCGAAGCGCTGCTGGCCTTCCAGCGGACCCGCACCCTCTCGGTGCTGTCCATCACCACGATTGCCTTTGCCCTCTTCGTCACCGGCCTCTTCGGCCTCGTGGCGCTGAACCTCCGCACTGCGCTGCGCAACGTCGCCGAACGCGTCGAGGTCGTCGCCTTCGTCTATCGCGGCACGCCGTCGCAGCAGTTGACGGTGGCCAGTTCCGACATCGCCGCGTTCCCCGAGGTCCTCGAGGTCCGCTACGTCTCCGAGGAGGAGGCGCTCAGTGCCGCCCGTCGGGACCTGGTCGAGTTCCAGGAGGCGTACCAGGACCTCGAGATCAACCCGCTCCCGCCGTCGCTGGAGATCCGGCTCCGCCCGGAGTTCCGCGACGCGAAGCACGCCGGCGAGGTGGCCGAGCGGCTGCGCGGCTTCGAGTTCGTCGAGGACGTGCGCTATGGTCGCGACTGGGTGGAGCGGCTCGACGCGTTGCGGCAGATCGCGGCGTTCGTCGGCCTCGCGATCGGGCTGGCCTTCGCCCTCGTGAGCATCGTGATCATCGGCGTCACCATCCGGATGACGGTGCTCCACCGTGCGCGCGAGATCCGGATCATGCGGCTCGTCGGTGCCACCGACTGGTTCATCCGCGGCCCCTTCCTGCTCGAAGGGATCATCAAGGGCCTCGTCGGCGGCGTGATCGCCTCGTTCCTCTGCGCCGCCGTCTTCGGCGCCTTCGCGGCCGGCCAGTTCGGCCTCGGCATGGGCCTGACCTTCTTCGGCCCGCTCGACGTGGTGCTCCTCCTCCTCTTCGGGATGCTGCTCGGGCTCACCGGCTCGCTCGTGAGCGTGGGCCGGCATCTGAAGAAGGTGTGA
- a CDS encoding peptidoglycan DD-metalloendopeptidase family protein, whose product MIDDRWSMIDQPGRGAQGDRASRVSIIDHRSSIILAYVVAFMMLCSASLAAQANPDLEASRRRLEQIRQEREQLQRQQQRITGQVTDVGAALRNIERQRDATTRLVNEIEKQIGGLGSQLERSAAEMTLAQDNLADRRAVLRRRLADIYKRGPLYTFQVLLAAESFGDLLTRYKYLYLTSRQDRALVGDVERLTKRVSGQRNELLGIRTQLDRRRDEREAELERFANLADERQAQLKTLQRSSAQTQQRLTTLERDEARVNDLLASLERTRRTTEATRTARPGAVAPVPSGRNLSTADLGKLEWPVDGAILFEFGRDTLKNGGVVRNQGIGIGAPVGTPVKAVEAGTAVLVRRLSTYGLSVFVQHGDGYYSLYMQLQSASVTEGQQVTRGQVIGAVGGANSDRGPHLYFEIRGEQQIALDPLVWLRRKR is encoded by the coding sequence ATGATCGATGATCGATGGTCGATGATCGATCAACCCGGCCGCGGTGCGCAAGGTGATCGCGCCTCCCGCGTATCGATCATCGATCATCGATCATCGATCATCCTCGCGTACGTCGTCGCGTTCATGATGCTGTGCTCGGCTTCGCTCGCCGCCCAGGCCAACCCCGACCTCGAAGCCTCCCGCCGCCGCCTCGAACAGATCCGGCAGGAGCGCGAACAGCTCCAGCGGCAGCAGCAGCGCATCACCGGCCAGGTGACCGACGTCGGCGCCGCGCTTCGCAACATCGAACGGCAGCGCGACGCGACCACGCGGCTGGTGAATGAAATCGAGAAGCAGATCGGGGGGCTCGGCTCGCAGCTGGAACGCTCCGCCGCCGAGATGACGCTGGCCCAGGACAATCTGGCTGACCGGCGGGCGGTGCTGCGGCGCCGACTCGCCGACATCTACAAGCGCGGCCCGCTCTACACCTTTCAGGTGCTGCTCGCCGCCGAGTCCTTCGGCGACCTGCTCACCCGCTACAAGTACCTCTACCTCACGTCGCGCCAGGACCGCGCGCTGGTCGGCGACGTGGAACGGCTCACCAAGCGCGTCAGTGGGCAGCGCAACGAGCTGCTCGGGATCCGCACGCAGCTCGATCGTCGGCGCGACGAACGCGAGGCCGAGCTCGAGCGATTCGCCAATCTCGCGGACGAGCGGCAGGCGCAGCTCAAGACGCTGCAGCGCTCCTCCGCCCAGACCCAGCAACGGCTGACGACGCTCGAGCGCGACGAGGCCCGGGTCAACGACCTGCTCGCCTCACTGGAACGCACTCGCCGCACCACCGAGGCGACGCGCACGGCGCGCCCCGGTGCCGTCGCGCCGGTGCCGTCCGGCCGCAACCTCTCGACCGCCGACCTCGGCAAGCTCGAATGGCCGGTCGACGGCGCGATCCTCTTCGAGTTCGGACGGGACACGCTGAAGAACGGCGGGGTGGTGCGGAATCAGGGGATCGGGATCGGTGCGCCGGTGGGGACGCCGGTGAAGGCGGTCGAAGCGGGAACTGCGGTGTTGGTGCGCCGCCTCTCGACCTACGGCCTCTCGGTCTTCGTGCAGCACGGCGACGGCTACTACTCGCTCTACATGCAGCTGCAGAGTGCGTCGGTGACCGAGGGGCAGCAGGTGACGCGGGGGCAGGTGATCGGGGCGGTGGGCGGGGCGAATTCGGATCGGGGGCCGCATCTCTACTTCGAGATCCGCGGGGAGCAGCAGATCGCACTCGACCCGCTCGTCTGGCTCCGCCGGAAGCGGTAG
- a CDS encoding diguanylate cyclase, whose translation MSDILRIDPLPQLLAGVARSTGPRPLVVLVGSPDERPIGLEGELVRAGFQVAEAADVRVLPEDRPALVLATCRSLALGGREMIDALGSARRSGAQIICLISSDDPTDLVRAAEAGADEAILLPLEGRQLIARLRARLVAPRGSESQGRGHDLRLFELLQLVATELYREDMLHALVHGLARSLDLASVSCLLHHPEASGGRLIAATDLPKLRDADIELERWPEAVAAAASGLTCYLRDVRESPLFRSTPRPGVIAPPTDLISTAAIPLRPMGRSVGSVVLRARHGESPLTPGQVEFTELAVAATARLLETEERRGAIVRRQAITAHVDPLTGCGTLDALDRRIREEFDRARRYDVTFALVLLDVDGMRVINERLGRDGGHRVLADLGRLLQRELRAPDFVARYGGEEFLLLLPETDLTGARDTVHRIRERLDPAGLGELQLGVRCRLTAGVAVYPHPGVHRPEDLFARVEAALIEGKGQDVDRIGSAA comes from the coding sequence GTGTCGGACATCTTGCGCATTGATCCCTTGCCTCAGCTGTTGGCGGGTGTGGCCCGGAGTACCGGACCGCGGCCGTTGGTGGTGTTGGTCGGCTCGCCCGACGAGCGTCCCATCGGGCTCGAAGGCGAGTTGGTGCGGGCCGGCTTCCAGGTGGCAGAGGCGGCCGATGTCCGCGTGCTGCCGGAAGACCGTCCCGCCCTTGTCCTTGCGACGTGCCGCTCGCTCGCGCTCGGCGGCCGCGAAATGATCGATGCGCTTGGCTCGGCGCGCCGAAGCGGGGCACAGATCATCTGCCTCATTTCCAGCGACGATCCGACCGACCTGGTCCGCGCCGCCGAGGCGGGTGCCGACGAGGCGATCCTGCTTCCGCTGGAGGGACGGCAGTTGATCGCCCGACTGCGTGCCCGTCTGGTCGCGCCGCGCGGGAGCGAGTCCCAGGGTCGGGGCCACGATCTGCGGCTCTTCGAGTTGCTGCAGCTGGTCGCGACCGAACTCTATCGCGAAGACATGCTGCATGCCCTCGTGCACGGGCTGGCGCGCTCACTCGACTTGGCCTCGGTCAGCTGCCTGCTCCATCATCCCGAGGCGTCCGGCGGACGGTTGATCGCGGCGACGGACCTGCCGAAACTGCGCGACGCCGACATCGAACTCGAACGGTGGCCGGAGGCCGTCGCGGCCGCGGCGTCCGGGCTGACCTGCTACCTGCGCGACGTCCGCGAGAGCCCGCTCTTCCGGAGCACGCCGCGTCCCGGGGTGATCGCGCCACCGACCGATCTGATCAGCACCGCCGCCATCCCGCTTCGGCCGATGGGTCGCAGTGTCGGCTCGGTCGTCCTGCGTGCGCGTCACGGCGAGTCGCCACTGACGCCGGGGCAGGTGGAATTTACCGAACTGGCGGTTGCGGCGACCGCCCGCCTGCTCGAGACCGAGGAGCGCCGCGGGGCGATCGTGCGCCGCCAGGCGATCACGGCCCATGTCGATCCGCTCACCGGCTGCGGCACCCTCGATGCGCTCGATCGGCGGATTCGCGAGGAGTTCGACCGCGCCCGCCGCTACGATGTCACCTTTGCGCTGGTGCTGCTCGACGTCGACGGCATGCGGGTGATCAACGAGCGCCTCGGTCGCGACGGCGGCCATCGCGTCCTGGCCGACCTCGGCCGCCTGCTCCAGCGCGAACTGCGCGCGCCCGACTTCGTCGCCCGCTATGGCGGCGAGGAGTTCCTGTTGCTGCTGCCGGAGACCGATCTGACCGGGGCGCGAGACACGGTGCACCGGATTCGGGAACGACTCGATCCGGCCGGGCTCGGCGAACTCCAGCTCGGCGTGCGCTGCCGTCTCACGGCCGGCGTCGCCGTCTATCCGCACCCAGGGGTCCATCGCCCGGAGGATCTCTTCGCTCGGGTCGAGGCGGCGTTGATCGAAGGGAAGGGGCAGGACGTCGACCGGATCGGCAGCGCCGCCTGA
- a CDS encoding deoxyribonuclease IV, producing MSDTEPRTEGMVAEAVGRPGELLGAHVSTQGGPATAPGRGAAIGATALQLFTKTPNMWREPVVTPEIAAAFQRARAEHPVGAIVSHDSYLINLASPDPELRAKSLAAFSGELTRSQALGLDGIVSHPGNFIDDHDAGLERNAAAITEALRAVPGEVMVFLETTAGTGTVLGRSFEELRDIRALIGSDVQDRVAFCADTCHLYSAGYDLVNDFDGVWAAWDRIIGMAHLRCVHLNDSKNPFASKKDRHELIGDGSLGVEPFRRIMTDRRFATIPKLLETPKGDDDEVTNDRRMLALLRSFGEPN from the coding sequence ATGTCCGACACGGAACCTCGTACCGAAGGGATGGTGGCCGAGGCCGTGGGCCGCCCAGGGGAATTGCTGGGCGCCCACGTCTCGACCCAAGGCGGCCCAGCCACTGCCCCGGGCCGCGGAGCGGCGATCGGGGCCACGGCACTCCAGCTCTTCACCAAGACCCCGAACATGTGGCGGGAACCTGTGGTGACGCCGGAGATTGCCGCCGCGTTCCAGCGTGCGAGGGCGGAGCATCCTGTCGGGGCGATCGTTTCGCACGATTCGTACCTGATCAATCTGGCCTCCCCGGACCCCGAGCTCCGGGCCAAGTCCCTCGCGGCATTTTCCGGTGAACTGACGCGCTCCCAAGCACTTGGCCTCGACGGGATCGTCTCCCACCCGGGCAACTTCATCGACGACCACGACGCCGGACTGGAGCGGAATGCGGCAGCGATCACGGAAGCCCTCCGTGCCGTTCCCGGCGAAGTGATGGTCTTCCTGGAGACCACGGCCGGCACCGGGACGGTCCTCGGGCGGTCGTTCGAGGAGCTCCGGGACATTCGGGCTTTGATCGGGTCGGACGTCCAGGACCGCGTCGCCTTCTGCGCCGATACCTGCCACCTGTACAGTGCCGGCTACGATCTGGTCAACGACTTCGATGGCGTCTGGGCCGCCTGGGATCGGATCATCGGGATGGCCCACCTCCGCTGCGTGCACCTGAACGACTCGAAGAACCCCTTCGCCTCGAAGAAGGACCGGCACGAACTGATCGGCGACGGCTCGCTTGGCGTCGAGCCCTTCCGGCGGATCATGACCGACCGCCGCTTCGCAACGATCCCGAAGCTGCTGGAGACGCCCAAGGGCGATGACGACGAAGTGACCAACGACCGCCGGATGCTGGCGCTGCTCCGTTCCTTCGGGGAACCGAATTGA